The Ignavibacteria bacterium genome contains the following window.
TTAGTTGATATGAATACAGCAGGCATTCTTCAAAAAGGAATGTTTGCAATTACAACAGAGCAATTACCAAATGGGGTTTTCATATTAAAAATGGATGTTGGAATTTTTAACCAATTTAATTTCGGGATTTCGTATGGTGCAGCAAATTTTGTTGGTAAAGGTGAGATGAAATTCTATAAATATCCTGGCGTAAACGTAAGATTTAGATTGTTCGATGAAGAACCTTCTTTTCCGGCAATTCTACTTGGTTTTGATTCTCAAGGCAAAGGAGAATTTATTGATTCAATCAGAAGATTTGAAGTTAAATCTCCTGGATTTTACTTAGTTGCAAGCAAGAATTTTAATTTTATGGGATTACTCAGTTTGCATGGAGGATTGAATTACAGTCTGGAAACTTCTGATCAGGATAAAAATTTGAATTTAATGGTTGGTGTTGAAAAAACTGTCGGTCAGCAAATTTCAATTGTAGCTGAATATGATTTTGGACTAAACGATGATGAAAATAAAGTCGGTCGTGGTCGCGGTTACTTAAATGCAGGAATTCGCTGGTCAATTGGAAAAGGTCTCACACTCGGGTTTGACTTCAGAAATCTTGCTAATAATCGAATTACTGATACTTTTGGAGGCGATAGAGCTTTCAGACTTGAATTTGCTGCAATGATTTTTTAATCGCTTTTTGATGTATAATTTCATAAACGAAGAATTTATTTTATTAGACAAAGTTATTGCCCTGTATTCTTTCTTAAATCTTAAAAATTTTTGGATTTTGAAGAATTTTGATCTTGGAACTTATTGGTATTAACCTTGATTAAATTAATTGATTAATAAAGTGTCTGGAGGTTGATATGAAAATTAAAAATTTATATTTCTGGGTTTTTATAATTATCGGGGCTTTCTTTCTAAGTGGCTGCTATACTCAACTTAAACTTGAAGACGATGACTATGCTTATAAAAAAGAAAGGAAACGAGTTATTATTGAAAAAAGAGTAGAAGAGCGTGATGGTGAGAGTGTTGAAACCACCGACACTACCTATGAATCAACTGATGATTATGGATATGAAGAAGATGAAGACCACTATTATTATCCAAGGCATCGAAGATCTTATAAATTTTATCATCCAGGAATAACAATTGTTGTTGGTGGTGCTGTTTATTATGATCCATGGTATTTTGATTATTTCTATTATCCTTACACAATTTGCCGAACTTATTATTTGCCATGGTGGTATGGTTACTATTCTTGCTATCGAGTCTGGTATGGATTTGCTTACTATGATCCGTTCTACAATCCATTTTATGCACCGCCATATTGGTGGTATGATCCTTATTGGTACGGAGGATATTATCCGCCCATAGTTCAATATAGAAAGAATGATTATACAAGATTAAGAGATCAAGATGGAGGGCGAAGTGGTTTAGTTCGAACTGGGAATTGGGGTAGAGATCTAAACATTCAAGTTGCATCTGAAAGAACTAAGATGCGTGATATTGAAGGAAGTTCAATAAGGACTAATACTGGAAGAGAAAGAGATACACGAATAGATACTGATTTGAAAGTTCCAACAACTCGAGATAGAGGTGCAACAATAGATCGGGATACGAGAACAACTCCAAGAACTCAAGAAAAACCTAACACACGAAAAGAAAATGTGAGAGATCGTGATAACAACCGAAATTCTCCACCTTCAATTGATAGAAGTAAAACTCCAACTCGGACTCCAGATAGAACTCCCGATACTCGCCGAGAACGAATTGATGAGCGTCCAAAAAATTCTCCTGATCGAAACGAAACTCCATCATCAAGAAGATTTGATTCTTACATTCCAAACTTAGAACAGAAGGTTATTATTGAAAGAAATACTGATTATCGAAATAATGATTTACCATCAAAAAAGAATGATGATTCGAATTTGAGAAATTACAGGAATGAAAGAATTCGAATTGAGTATGAAATTCCCAGACGAGAATATACTCCAAGATTCGAGGAAAGACGAACAGAACAAACTCGTTCAAACGATTCAAATAGTGATGAGAATGTAAGAAATTCTTCACGCATTAGAAATGAAGTTCCGAGTTATAATTTACCTCGAAGAACCGAAACACCACGATACGAACCGCCAAGATTTGATCCTCCAAGCAGAACTTATCCACCTTCGTTTACGCCATCACCTCAAACTCCACCACCATCCAGAACTCCATCAACATCTGGAGATAGGGGAAGAGACAGATGAAGAAATTAACACTTTTCGGATTGATATTTTTAATTTCAATTGGACTATTTGGTTGTTATACAATTTTATCTCATCCAGTTGTAAAAAACGAGAATTCTTATCATCAAGTTAAATTCTATAACGATTGTTCATCCTGTCATTCTAATTCTGACTTGGTAAATTATGGTTATTCATATCTTGAAAGATATCCTTCAAACAACTTAGTTGAACCTTATCCGCTTTATGTAACGCCGTATTATGTTCAACCTTGGTGGATGGATATTCGAATTCCTGTTGTTGAATCGGAAATTTCCAGAAGAAATGATGAAACAAGATTACGAAATTTAGATGGCGGCAGGACATCAGCACCTTCGGAATTTTCAATTCCATCAAGAAATTCGGGATCAAACTCAGGTTCAGGCAGCAGTTCAAATGCAACGACAGGAAATTCTACAAATTCTTCTAATGAACGAAATACAAGAGATCGTGACTCAGACACTCCAAAATCCAGAAACAATTCAGGTGAGAGGAAAAAATGAAATCTAAGATTTTAGTTTTTGTTCTGTTTATAACTTCAATTTTATCTGCACAAAATTTTAACGATGCACTAAGATTAAGTTTTCAACCTTATGGAATTGGTGCAAGAGCTCTTGGTATGGGTGGTGCTTTCATCGGCGTGAGCGATGATTATACCGCAACAGCTTACAATCCAGCAGGCTTATTCCAGTTGAAGAGAATGGAATTTCATGGTGGAATTAACTATTTATCTTACGATAACAACACAACATTTTTTGGCAATCAATCGACTTTTAATACAAGTTCGGTGAAATTAACAGACCTCGGTTTTGTATTTCCATTTCCAGTTATCAGAGGCAGTCTTGTTTTTGCGTTTGGGTTTAATCGTTCAAATAATTTTAATGACGCACTCGCATTCGAAGGATTTAACAATACAAATACCTCAATGATACAGGCTCTGCTCGGCAGAGGAGATGTATCTTATTTGCTTTATCTGACCGATTCGACAGGAGATTACACGCCAATTAATGGAAGGTTATATCAATCTGGATCAATTTTGAGCAGCGGCTCTGAAAATAATTGGGTCTTTAGCGGTGCAATTGAAGTTGCAAAGAATCTTTCTATTGGTGCAACAATTGGTATTGTAAGCGGTGAGTTCGAAAGAAATCGTGATTATTCAGAGGAAGATGTTAACAATATCTATCACTCTGGAATTAGAACCGATCCTGTTGATCCAAGAACTGCAGATTTTGAATTGTTTAGATTACAAGAAACGTTGAAGTGGGAGTTAACTGGTTTTGCCGCAAAACTCGGTTTGATGTACCGAGTGAGTGATATGATGAGATTTGGAACAACAATAAAATTCCCAACCATTTACACAATCAAAGAACATTATCTTGTTGATGGGTATTCGAGGTTTGGGACAGGATTTTCTGCTGATATTGATCCACCACTTGAAAGTAAAATTGAATATGATATCTGGTCACCATTTGAGTTTGGTGTCGGCTTTTCTGTTTCAAAGTTTGGTTTGACAATTAGTGGAGATATGAATTTAATTGATTATACTCAAATGGAATTCAAAGGTCTTTCTCCATCGAAAACCGCAAGAAATAATAGAGATATAAAACAATTGTTTAAGAGTGTGATGGATTATAATCTTGGTGCAGAATATAACATTCTTCAAAGTGGCTTGAGATTAAGAGCAGGTTATTTCGTCAAAAATTCACCATTCAAAGATGATCCATCCGATTTCAATCGAAAATATCTAACTTTGGGAATTGGCTACATTACTCCTGAAGGATTTTCGTTAGATCTTGCTTATGTGAGAGGAACCTGGAAAAATATTGGCGATAACTATGATAGCGGAGTCTCAAGAACCTATCAATCATTGAAAACAACTGACATAGTTTTTACTACAAGTTTTAGATTTTAATCGATTTGCGACCCTCCAGACAAATTAAAGTCAGTCTGCGATTGCATCAAAGACTGACTTTTTATTTATTAAATTTTCTATCAAAAAAACTTTTAATTAAAATTTTTTTACTAATTTGTTAATTATGAAAGGAATAGTTTGCAGGATAGAAAGTAAGGACTATTATGTCCTTTACAATGACAAAGAAATAAGATGCTCGCTTCGAGGAAAATTAAAACTTGAAGCAGAATGGAAAAAAGAAAAACTTCTTTATACTGATTTGATTGTTGTTGGTGACTATGTAGATTTTGAACTCAATGAAGATGGAACAGGTGTAATTGAAAAAATTCCCGAACGACGAAATTATCTTTCAAGAAAAGCACCTTACATTAAAGGTGTCTCTGAAAAAGGGAAAAGATTTGAACAGATTATAGCTGCAAACATTGATTATACTTTTTGTGTTGTCTCAGTTGATAAACCCAAATTCAATAATCGAGTTCTCGACAGAATGCTTGTAACTGCTGAAAGTTGTGAGACAACTCCAATTATTGTGATCAATAAATATGATTTACTGAAAAAAAAGAAAAGAGATTATTGGTATGAATTGTACACTACTCTCGGTTATAAAGTGATTAGGACTTCTGTTATTACAGGTCAGGGTATTGATGAAATTAAAGAAGTAATTAATGGTAAAACTTCAGTATTTATCGGTCATTCGGGCGTTGGAAAGTCATCAATATTGAATCAGCTTGATCCCCGTATAAATCAAAAAGTCGGCGAAGTTTCGGAAGCATGGAATAAGGGTCGACATACAACAGTCACTGCACAACTTTTCAAATTAAATGAAAATACTTTTGTTATAGATACACCAGGTGTTAGAGAAATTGAACCTTACGGATTAACAAGGGAAGATATAACTCATTACTTTAAAGAAATTTCAATAGTCGCTCGAAATTGTAAATTTAATACCTGCACCCACACTCACGAACCAGATTGTGCAGTGAAAAAAGCAGTTGAAGAAGAAATTATTCCTTACGAAAGATATGAAAGTTATCTAAGATTAGTTGAAACTCTTGATGAAGAAAAGTTTTGATTGAAAGCTGAAGTTTTATAAGGAACTCCTGGTTAAGATAAATTCAGCCATAGACTCAATTATTTGATATACAACTTTATCTGGCACACCATCAAAATGTTTTGACTGAAATCTCATATCGCATTGATCGTTCACATAATCAATCACAATAAATTTTTGTTCTTTAGTTAATGCAATTTCTGTTGAGAAGAAATCAAGATTTGTGATTTCATTAATTTTTCTGACAATATTATCCATTTCACCAAGTTTATATTTTATAAAATCTTCTTCTGTAATTTCAGAATAGATGTGAGTAAGATCGTTCCACCAGCAATGGATTATTTTACCAAAAGCGTAAAAACTTCTGAACCAGAATCTTTTACCATCAATTTCAACTGGTTCAATTTTTTCCTGGAGAAGATATTTATCATCTTCCAGATGCTGGCGGGCTTTCAAAACATCAGCAAGGGTTTCGGCTCCTTTTACAACTCCAGTTCCTCCACCTGTTGTGTTTGCTGGTTTAATGATGAAAGGTCTGCCAAGTTTTGCAAGTTGCTCAAGTGAAAGTTCAATATCTTTTTTCTCTTTATAAGGAGAAATGATTATAGTGTAAGGTGTATTAATCCCTTTTGTAATAAATTCGAGATGCATTGTAGCTTTATCAATCGCAAATTGAACATTCGAATATTGATTGATAATGTAAGTTTTATTTTCCTGCATCA
Protein-coding sequences here:
- the rsgA gene encoding ribosome small subunit-dependent GTPase A, with the protein product MKGIVCRIESKDYYVLYNDKEIRCSLRGKLKLEAEWKKEKLLYTDLIVVGDYVDFELNEDGTGVIEKIPERRNYLSRKAPYIKGVSEKGKRFEQIIAANIDYTFCVVSVDKPKFNNRVLDRMLVTAESCETTPIIVINKYDLLKKKKRDYWYELYTTLGYKVIRTSVITGQGIDEIKEVINGKTSVFIGHSGVGKSSILNQLDPRINQKVGEVSEAWNKGRHTTVTAQLFKLNENTFVIDTPGVREIEPYGLTREDITHYFKEISIVARNCKFNTCTHTHEPDCAVKKAVEEEIIPYERYESYLRLVETLDEEKF